The following proteins are co-located in the Aquarana catesbeiana isolate 2022-GZ linkage group LG02, ASM4218655v1, whole genome shotgun sequence genome:
- the LOC141129625 gene encoding LOW QUALITY PROTEIN: olfactory receptor 52A5-like (The sequence of the model RefSeq protein was modified relative to this genomic sequence to represent the inferred CDS: deleted 1 base in 1 codon), whose amino-acid sequence MSDIKVNGTFYPTSFILVGIPGLEGSYNWVGGIVCLCYVLALLGNMMLLAVISASSVLHKPMFIFLSLLASNDALLSTCIVPKLLSVFWFQKRHISFDLCLIQMFFIHSFTSLESGLLVGMAFDRYIAICQPLRYGSIMTNTIIVKLFIVLLLRAAGLISPSFILIKKFPAFKTNVLAHSYCEHMAIVKLAAADVRINSALGLAVAFMILGVDLLFILVSYCAIFHAVFSLPSKDARLKTFNTCIPHMCVFLSFHGLAFFTFLSHRYGGKRISPYVHIILADTYLLVPPMLNPIIYGVKTKLIREQVWKALSTYQSPHVK is encoded by the exons ATGAGTGACATCAAAGTCAACGGCACATTCTATCCCACCTCATTCATCCTGGTTGGGATTCCTGGACTAGAAGGATCTTATAACTGGGTAGGTGGCATTGTTTGCCTATGTTATGTCCTGGCATTGCTGGGAAATATGATGCTCTTGGCTGTCATCTCAGCCTCTTCTGTCCTGCACAAGCCTATGTTTATTTTCCTTTCTCTGTTGGCCTCCAATGACGCTCTTCTATCAACATGCATAGTTCCAAAACTGCTGTCTGTTTTCTGGTTCCAGAAGAGACACATTAGTTTTGACTTATGTCTAATCCAGATGTTCTTCATCCATTCTTTCACCAGTTTAGAGTCAGGCCTTTTGGTTGGTATGGCATTTGACCGTTATATTGCCATCTGCCAACCACTCAGATATGGGTCCATAATGACCAACACCATCATTGTGAAACTGTTCATCGTCTTACTGCTCAGAGCAGCTGGTTTGATTAGTCCCTCATTTATTTTGATCAAGAAATTTCCTGCATTTAAAACCAATGTGCTAGCCCATTCTTACTGTGAACACATGGCGATTGTGAAACTTGCTGCTGCCGACGTCAGAATAAACAGTGCTTTGGGGTTGGCTGTGGCATTCATGATCCTAGGAGTAGATCTGCTGTTTATCCTGGTATCCTACTGTGCCATCTTCCACGCCGTCTTCAGTCTTCCATCCAAAGACGCCCGGCTGAAGACCTTTAATACCTGCATACCTCATATGTGCGTTTTTTTAAGTTTTCATGGTCTGGCTTTTTTT ACTTTCCTGTCCCACCGATATGGAGGTAAAAGGATTTCACCTTATGTTCATATAATTCTAGCTGATACGTACCTTCTAGTCCCACCCATGCTAAATCCAATTATTTATGGAGTGAAGACCAAACTTATTCGGGAGCAAGTCTGGAAAGCTTTATCTACATATCAAAGTCCTCATGTAAAGTGA